Genomic segment of Tiliqua scincoides isolate rTilSci1 chromosome 1, rTilSci1.hap2, whole genome shotgun sequence:
TCCTTGTGTGGCAGCCATCTGGGTTACACATTCACTTAGACACTCAACAGGTGAAGTTGTTAGTCAGTGTTCTGATCCTACTGGCAGCAGCACTTGCAGTGGCCACTCCCATCTCAGgctgtaaagaaaaaaaacaacctgtcACGATCATTATTTATCTTACTGCCTTGCTCCATTTAATCCATTCCTGcctagtccacaggtgtacacatctggtccttgttgtgtatatgcaatgttgggtagaaatggcttaagaagacCAAACAAAAAGTAGAAAATagtgctgtttttatttatttatcaccttcttccaagaagctcaggacaaCATCCAAAGCTTCACCTTGCCTTTGATCCTCCCATCCACCTTGTGGGGTAGGTTACATTGAGAGATAGTGACGGGCCCCaagttgagtggggatttgaatccaggtcttcctGGAACAAGTCCAACACTCTAAGCCCCATCTTGCCAGCTGAAGACCAACCATGGTGTCATTATTAATTGTACAGCATCTCAAATATCAGGCGCAGTAGAATAAGcaagcagtgttccctctaatctcccccccccccagtgcatggaGTTCCAGAGTGGCTATGGAGGGTCAGGTTCAGGTTCTTCAGCAACGAGGATGAAACCAAGAACACATACATCAACCAAAGCCCTTAAGAAGAATGGTTAATAGTATTAAAAGTCAAGTaagtaagagaaaaaaaatgtgcttgaCTTGGACCAGAAAGATCTGGATTCAAATGCCACAAAATCCATGAAGTTTTCTCAGTGAGCTTAGGCAAAATGTTGTTCCTCAGCTAATCTATTTCACAGATTGCTACAGAGATTAAATGGGATAAATCCTATGTACATGGCATGAAGTTCCTTGAAGGATACACATGTGTTAAATATTCAGAACTCCTTTAGGAAAACAGAAAATAAGGATAAAACAGCTGGGGTAGGATGCAATGTTTTTCCTACAGAGAAGAAAAACTGGAGTTCAACTCTCAATTGTATCAGTCTAAAAAGAACTAGAAGTCAAACATggtgctgccctctgctggtcaGTTCGGCAACTTTTAGCTTGACAAAATTTCCAGGAGATACTTTTAAACTGGAAGTACAGTATATACAGTAAGCGTGTCCAGAGTGATTAATActgttccttcctcccttccctcccaatGTTGCCAAATAAAAAAAAGACTTCAAAATAATTTAGAAAACAATTAAAgatgtgcatttttttaaaaaattgacaggAAGTTTAAAACGTCAGCTTGAGGAGCAAGTGATGCTACATCTTGTTTCTTTCCCTCACCTCTCAACGTTCAGTGTCCTATTGCTACACACATCATTTTCAAATGTTTTATAACACAGGGAAATAGGAAGTTCAAGAAACTTGTCCTTCTATGTGCCATGTTTCTTCACTGTGCATGAAGAGGAATGATAATATCTACCCCCTGTGGAAaaacccaagcccctgcaccctccctgcccccgtcccttaagggggtagaggccaggccCCACaagctggggcatcgcaacgccccagtctgaaaagccctgctgtaaggGATGTATCATCATCATTGCCCTACTGCAGCTGGGaagctgaggctaagagacagtgaCTTGCCTACGGCCACCAAATAATTCAAGGCAGATTTGCACAAGTCTCGACTGGCAGCTCAATCTTAGCTGCTACACTAAATCAGTTCTGTATTTTTCTTTATCTTTACCTTATTTTTGGACAAACTCGACAGTGACATGATTCCAAGAGTACCTTCTGCAGAAGAAATACGTAGCCCTTTCCAAACAACAGATTTAATATTCGACAGGCTCAGTGACTGCTGAACTGCAGCAACACAACAGAACCTAAATTACTTGAGTAGGTGATCAGATGGGCTTGAGTGCCAAGCATATGCTAGCTACTCACACTCACAAGTTTTTGCTGTGGGTTCTTTGGAATTTGCTGAGCCATCACCCTGGCTCGCTTGTACACCTCTTCATTATGCTCCTCCAGAGCCACTGGATGCTTCCGTTTTGGAGAAGTCTGGCCACTATGGGACTGCCTTGgcactgaagaaaaaaagacaacaattATGATAGTTCCTCTGGCATCAGGGGCTCTCTAGGCATGCAAGTATTTGCCAACAGTGAGTGAGAAGTACAGGCACTAGGCTAAGGAAAAATGCAATAAAGAAGTATTACAGCCCCAGATTCTCCCCTTATGCTTATGCTCCCCAGATACTCCCCTTATTTCAGATTTTAGCATGGAAGGTAGCTCTTTTTTCTTTAGCTCTGAACGATCAGCAGAAAACAGTCATTTTTAATTCTAGTTTCCTTCTTTAAATATCACTTGTGTTGCCCTATGTTCAGATAGACTTCACATATAAAAGGACTAAATTCTAGAAGAGACCTGAATTCTCAATCAAATCTATCAGAAATGAATAAGAGCTATACCCTATCATGTCTATTCCTCATGGAACTTATGttacagcctttttttttttttgcctccaagtaCCCATTAAAGGGTTCATGTAATGTGTGTCAATGCTTGCTTACTTGtactggtgctgcttccctggcctgcAGAAGGGTCTGTGACTGGGCTGCCGAGATCTTCCATGTAAGAAGGAACAGAGGCCAATAAACCTGAAAAGAGTGTAATGATGATGTCTCCATTAAAGAACAATCATGCTTTTTTACTGACAACTAGAACACCCATGCACTACAGCAAGAGATACATTCAGTCTGGTCAAGACTCAGGCCTTCACTGCATGATACATAAGGACAAGAATATCAAATAATTTAATCAAAATTTATCATTAACCGATTGGCCCTTTAAATAAATTAAGGAGTTGCGCCGAGGGTTGGTTTACATGCTTTGTATCAACTGACATATCAAAACAAATCTGCTGaacatgcttctcttgcaggACATTAATGTTTCAGTGAAGTCATGCTCAAATTAAGTTGAAGATTTGATGTTTTGTAAATTATCATCAGTTAAGAGCAGCAATATTAGTCTACAATATTTTATTGTCAAAGTCAAACCTATAATACTCCAATCTAATTTAACAATAAGTTTCAGCTATTAAGAGTGGCTGCCTACAGATAGTGGACAATTTTATAAAAATGTTCCTTGCAGTATGTAAAGCACAACAAATTGGAAGAACACTtgtctagtgcagccattttcaaccactgtgccgtggcacatggTGCgctgcaaatggtttgcaggtgtgccttaggactttggggaaggtaatttattagtagggtcaatgggggatatgagcccccactaacagcattgtgtgccttgtcaattgtaaaaaaaactgatggtgtgccttgacaattttagtaccttgtcagtgtgccgtgagatgaaaaagattgaaaatcactggtctagtgaAAAGACTGGCCAAGAATCAGATGGTCTCAGTATTTGTTGACACATGGTGTTCAATTCTGAACCCTGAGCATATCTACTGAGCACTATGTTTCACACTACCCattgtcaaccttttttttttttttaactacaatCTCTTAGAAGCTCTTTCAAGTTCCagatgtcttccccccccccgccttactCATCTAACAAGGATATAACATGGACAGATAAACAAAATCCCCTTCTCAGTTTCAGTCTGTGGCCCTCTTCAAATGTGCTGGGGCTCCCCAGAGGGCCATATGACTCtcgttgagaatggctgctttaCACTATACCCATTATAAAGGCTACACAAAAGAGATTATAAGACCTGACTTGATTATGCAATAAAATGTGCTCTGCTGTCAGACACAATTACTTAAGTACAGGTGTACTTAAGTACAGCATGATTTGCTGGTCAGGAATAGTCGTAGTATCTTCTTTCAGACTACAGCTGTAATGGTGACCATTTAAGAAAGTGAATGATAGTCTTGGTTTTCCTGGAAGGACCTTTTATTCCCCATCTTTATATATTTTTACACCAAATTGTTTCTATCTTTGCGTGTTTATTGTTAGAACTATGTTGTGATGTCCAATGGTCATAACTATGAAGGTTCTTACTATATGCTACCCACTCATGCCCTCAATAATACAAGAGCCCTattcaatgcatgtctactcagaagtaaatcccattatactccatggggcttactcccaggtaagtgtggataggactgcagctcgTCCCTAGTGGACTGTATGTTTTAGTTCTTAAGTAGTAAATTCTCCCTTGCCCCATAGCTACTATGCTGAGCAATGCATGGTGTGATAGGAGCACAGAACCTTACTGTAGTAGAAACTATTTTTATCCTGAAaaggctgaatagcatttgtACTACAAAAGCTAAGTTTTTCAACTCAAATGTATGGCACAACTGGCAGCACTTACAAAGGCCTCTGTAGCGCGAGAGTTGCTGGTAGATCTGTTTCATACGCTCAATGTTTAGTCGGCTGGTCTCAGCATGGTTCACCATGGGTTTGGGATAGTCTACCCCAATGATACATTTTGCTGCCTTCTGCACCGACTCAGGGGCATTCCAGGGCTCGTAGATATAACGCGAGGGAAAGCCTTTCAACTTGGGCAGATATCGCCTGCAGCAGAAATTGAGACAGACTGGTATATCCTCACAGCATTATGAACAGGTGTATGAAGTCATATGCCCCAATTACAGAAGATGCCAAGCCTGCTGatgagctcagcagcagaactGGCCAACACACTCACCTGATAAAGTCACCACTGGGATCTGTACGACGCCCAAAACCAACAGGACAATAGCAGTGGAAGAACTGCTGGAAGAAAGCACTGCACGAAAGCCACATCCAGCTGCCTGAATTGACACTGAAATCTGCATCTAGTAACAACTCATCAAATACCTGTAGCAAATGAAAGAGCAAACACTAGAAACAGGAAAAACATCTCAGAGGCAGGGTTCAAAGGAGGTTTCATGCTAAATTACTGGTACAACTTTTGATGAGAAGAGTACCTCATTTTCAGTTTATAAACTTCACTAAGTGGTGAGGAactatgtaaatgtattcaacaATATATGGGTTTGCAGAATAGCAAATCTGCCCAGAGAGAACATACATTCAGTTTGAATTGGCTTAGTGCCACATCCCTTTTATGTACAAAGTGAGATTGCAATCCATTACCAGAACAAAGCTACATTTACTAATCCAGAGCCCAGCTGAATTTGGTTTCTCGCAATTTGTTGCCATAATTTCCAGGGAGCTCAAGCAATGGAACATGCTTATTAGTATAACTTCTTAGAAAGAGGCTTATGCCAGCAAGGGGTTCTCCAGATATTTTGTTTAGCTATGTAAATGATTTTGTAAATTACTTTTTGTGGAAACtggtatataaatttttttttattatttatcaaATGCAATGACAGTGCTGTGCATCCTAGAGAAACATTCTGCAGTTCTTTCTTACCAATACGCACTCTGCCACCACCTTCCATGACTCACCCGAACGCCAGACTCCCAACTGATCCATAGGTCACCTCTAGTCAAAAAGCAAGCTACAGCATGCCGAGCCAGATGATGAATCCAACCCTCCTGTCTCAACTGTGTCATGATTGCATCGATCCACGGGAAGCCTGTCTTGCCTTCTGCCCACTTTGCCAAAGCTTCAGGATTCCTGTCCCAAGGAATCTGGATGCAAATTGGGTTCCCCTCCATACGATCAAATTTGGAGTTGTTTGTGGCAGCTGTATAAAAAAATTCTCTCCAGAGTAACTGGCCATATAGCGAGAGTGGAGGACTACTATTTC
This window contains:
- the CRY2 gene encoding cryptochrome-2 isoform X1, with protein sequence MAVSPSWTPPPGPGGSGCSVHWFRRGLRLHDNPALQAALRNGGSVRCIYVLDPWFAASSSVGINRWRFLLQSLEDLDNSLRKVNSRLFVVRGQPTDVFPRLFKEWGVTHLSFEYDSEPFGKERDAAIVKLAKEAGVEVVIENSHTLYDLDRIIELNGHKAPLTYKRFQAIISRMELPKKPVGTVTNQQMENCKTEIQENHDETYGVPSLEELGFPTEGLAPAVWQGGETEALTRLDKHLERKAWVANYERPRMNANSLLASPTGLSPYLRFGCLSCRLFYYRLWELYKKVKRNSSPPLSLYGQLLWREFFYTAATNNSKFDRMEGNPICIQIPWDRNPEALAKWAEGKTGFPWIDAIMTQLRQEGWIHHLARHAVACFLTRGDLWISWESGVRVFDELLLDADFSVNSGSWMWLSCSAFFQQFFHCYCPVGFGRRTDPSGDFIRRYLPKLKGFPSRYIYEPWNAPESVQKAAKCIIGVDYPKPMVNHAETSRLNIERMKQIYQQLSRYRGLCLLASVPSYMEDLGSPVTDPSAGQGSSTSTMPRQSHSGQTSPKRKHPVALEEHNEEVYKRARVMAQQIPKNPQQKLVSPEMGVATASAAASRIRTLTNNFTC
- the CRY2 gene encoding cryptochrome-2 isoform X2; this translates as MAVSPSWTPPPGPGGSGCSVHWFRRGLRLHDNPALQAALRNGGSVRCIYVLDPWFAASSSVGINRWRFLLQSLEDLDNSLRKVNSRLFVVRGQPTDVFPRLFKEWGVTHLSFEYDSEPFGKERDAAIVKLAKEAGVEVVIENSHTLYDLDRIIELNGHKAPLTYKRFQAIISRMELPKKPVGTVTNQQMENCKTEIQENHDETYGVPSLEELGFPTEGLAPAVWQGGETEALTRLDKHLERKAWVANYERPRMNANSLLASPTGLSPYLRFGCLSCRLFYYRLWELYKKVKRNSSPPLSLYGQLLWREFFYTAATNNSKFDRMEGNPICIQIPWDRNPEALAKWAEGKTGFPWIDAIMTQLRQEGWIHHLARHAVACFLTRGDLWISWESGVRVFDELLLDADFSVNSGSWMWLSCSAFFQQFFHCYCPVGFGRRTDPSGDFIRRYLPKLKGFPSRYIYEPWNAPESVQKAAKCIIGVDYPKPMVNHAETSRLNIERMKQIYQQLSRYRGLCLLASVPSYMEDLGSPVTDPSAGQGSSTSTMPRQSHSGQTSPKRKHPVALEEHNEEVYKRARVMAQQIPKNPQQKLPEMGVATASAAASRIRTLTNNFTC